In Pseudobdellovibrionaceae bacterium, the following proteins share a genomic window:
- a CDS encoding thioredoxin family protein, giving the protein MSLSFVVLSLSSCTKVQSWWQARQEIEWRKDGMESALAEAKKTNRPLFVYWGAIWCPPCNVLKAKVFPDSDFKQAVSSFIPVYLDGDTESAQLWGEKLNASGYPTLMVLNSAGKEVVRLSTNVSATEIAEVLKDAYNVLSPVPELLREIKNGARKPGPEEWRLLSRYSWDQDPAFDELRAEWGESLWSLKEQIPESSGAEKARLGLVSLRLRLGEGLEKKKLSLAQKAEFLAWLEKLFQQEGLLPELVGELSGLAGSIHSGLFEEKEKRARLEFGQNYKRMMRNILQSPKVSWDMRLNALYPAIDLAQTDEKSFPLSDEEKQTVVDECEKALAAAAKKEQRVAVVSDVSYYLGEVGQPGRARDILKSEMEKGLNPYYMMSGLAYLENKAGNKQEALDWHKQAYQKAEGRATRIQWGGKYLKYLVEVKPEDKAGIMAELKSFYTDNLKTSDAFMGRNKRVLDKLRKSLVKWGEERKSGSELQALAKNQDQEHCSQQRVGFTETYLSSCKEYFKGF; this is encoded by the coding sequence GTGAGCCTGTCATTTGTTGTTCTCTCTCTGTCGAGCTGCACAAAAGTTCAATCGTGGTGGCAGGCCCGGCAAGAGATTGAATGGCGCAAAGATGGAATGGAATCGGCTCTGGCCGAGGCCAAGAAAACAAATCGACCATTGTTTGTTTATTGGGGAGCAATTTGGTGCCCTCCCTGCAATGTCCTAAAGGCTAAGGTGTTTCCTGATTCGGACTTTAAGCAGGCGGTGAGCTCTTTTATTCCGGTTTATTTGGATGGAGACACGGAGAGCGCTCAGCTGTGGGGTGAAAAGCTCAATGCCAGCGGTTACCCGACCTTGATGGTTCTTAACTCCGCAGGTAAAGAGGTGGTTCGTCTGTCGACCAATGTCTCGGCCACCGAGATTGCGGAAGTCCTAAAGGATGCCTACAACGTGTTGTCGCCAGTGCCGGAATTATTGAGGGAAATCAAAAATGGAGCAAGGAAACCAGGACCCGAGGAGTGGCGCCTCTTGTCTCGCTATTCCTGGGATCAAGATCCGGCTTTTGATGAGTTGCGAGCTGAATGGGGAGAGAGCTTGTGGAGCCTAAAGGAACAAATTCCCGAGTCCTCTGGTGCCGAGAAAGCGCGTCTGGGCCTGGTCTCATTGCGTTTACGGCTCGGCGAGGGACTGGAAAAGAAGAAATTGAGCCTGGCACAAAAGGCTGAGTTTCTCGCATGGCTGGAAAAGCTTTTTCAACAGGAGGGTCTGCTTCCGGAGCTCGTCGGGGAGCTCTCCGGATTGGCTGGTTCTATCCACTCAGGTCTGTTCGAGGAAAAAGAAAAGAGGGCTAGACTTGAGTTTGGCCAAAACTACAAGAGAATGATGAGAAACATCCTGCAATCACCTAAAGTCAGTTGGGATATGAGACTCAATGCTTTGTATCCGGCCATAGATCTGGCACAGACTGACGAAAAGTCCTTTCCCCTCTCAGATGAAGAAAAACAGACGGTTGTTGATGAGTGCGAAAAAGCGCTGGCAGCCGCAGCCAAGAAGGAACAGAGAGTGGCGGTCGTGAGTGACGTAAGCTATTACTTGGGTGAAGTGGGTCAGCCAGGGCGAGCCAGGGATATCCTCAAATCCGAAATGGAAAAAGGTCTCAACCCCTATTACATGATGTCAGGCCTTGCCTACTTGGAGAACAAAGCAGGGAATAAGCAGGAGGCCTTGGATTGGCATAAACAGGCTTACCAAAAGGCTGAAGGTCGGGCGACCCGAATTCAGTGGGGAGGCAAGTACCTCAAATACTTGGTTGAAGTAAAACCTGAGGACAAAGCTGGAATCATGGCGGAACTCAAATCCTTTTACACGGACAATCTGAAGACCAGCGATGCCTTCATGGGTCGCAACAAAAGAGTGTTGGATAAGCTTCGCAAGAGTCTGGTGAAGTGGGGAGAGGAGAGGAAATCTGGAAGCGAATTACAGGCTCTGGCTAAAAACCAAGACCAGGAACACTGCAGTCAGCAAAGAGTTGGTTTTACGGAAACTTATCTGAGTTCGTGCAAGGAGTATTTCAAGGGGTTTTAG
- a CDS encoding PilZ domain-containing protein → MSINQNTQKTMIDEMTQSGIHTLTIELDLNSYDEDKARQVASEFADRLSDQSLPVEEEDDDYGEGLSDSGERRRHTRTPSTLPAMAHKILASSPSHEPVKGFVVNMSLTGMALISESEEICKGDVVELEIMDGVIPFSVCALVVKKNPVFGAARPHFSYGFRIMKMNQQARTSIERIVSGRAA, encoded by the coding sequence ATGAGTATAAATCAAAATACACAAAAGACCATGATTGATGAGATGACTCAGTCAGGAATTCACACCTTGACCATCGAGCTCGATCTTAACTCCTATGATGAGGACAAAGCCAGACAGGTGGCCAGTGAGTTTGCTGACCGTCTCAGCGACCAATCTCTTCCTGTTGAAGAAGAAGATGACGACTACGGAGAGGGCCTCAGTGATTCAGGTGAGCGGCGTCGGCACACGAGAACGCCATCCACCTTGCCCGCAATGGCACATAAGATTCTGGCCAGCAGTCCGTCTCATGAACCAGTTAAGGGTTTTGTCGTGAATATGAGTCTCACCGGAATGGCGTTGATCTCCGAGTCTGAAGAGATTTGCAAGGGTGACGTTGTTGAGCTTGAAATCATGGATGGGGTTATCCCTTTTTCGGTGTGCGCTCTTGTGGTCAAAAAGAACCCTGTCTTTGGTGCGGCTAGGCCTCACTTTTCATATGGCTTTCGTATCATGAAGATGAATCAGCAGGCACGGACCTCCATTGAGCGAATTGTCTCCGGCCGAGCGGCCTAA
- a CDS encoding response regulator: MSDPNQDKEPETVLVVDDEENVRQVLSWALGEAGYRVVFAANGEEAISLLMENEGKIDFVVSDVQMPVKNGVEVLKFISTMEKAPQVVMISAHSDLNYTQARAMGAANLVAKPFSIGVLITALREAAANSKKVS, translated from the coding sequence GTGTCAGATCCAAATCAGGACAAAGAGCCAGAAACCGTGCTTGTCGTCGATGACGAGGAGAATGTTCGTCAGGTTTTATCTTGGGCTCTTGGTGAAGCTGGTTATCGCGTCGTGTTTGCCGCCAATGGCGAAGAGGCCATTTCCCTTCTCATGGAAAACGAAGGAAAGATCGACTTTGTGGTGTCGGACGTGCAAATGCCAGTCAAAAATGGTGTCGAGGTCCTTAAGTTCATCTCCACCATGGAGAAAGCTCCCCAAGTGGTGATGATATCAGCCCATTCGGATCTCAACTACACCCAGGCTCGCGCCATGGGGGCGGCCAATCTTGTGGCAAAACCTTTTTCAATCGGTGTTCTCATCACCGCTCTCCGAGAGGCCGCTGCCAATAGCAAAAAAGTTTCCTAG
- a CDS encoding serine/threonine protein kinase, with translation MAKSFRKLGKYTLLERLGAGGSGEVYLGYTQMAPGLFNFFAVKILTAEQSSNPRALKMLQREASLANVLKHNSIVSLYECGHDDEIFYVAMDYVNGLPLSRLMHHHMTRKPIIKMEYAIYIARAVAAGLEYARTCKNPETGQELGIAHRDISPQNIMVNFEGEVKIIDFGLARSAGLGDKTQSDQIMGKLKYISPEHASGESVDHRTDIFSLGVVLWEMLSGRRFYQDLQDAQIVSWLNNPDYTSLKQFVPGMSDELDRIVQRAVAGQAEDRYQTAGELHDDLNRYLNKNFPDFSPSEFRRIYRHEFENEMKERDHKLASYLTDIEVSEKKYQKTFDQYADMVDRMGVLVEKESPHKNTEEAVERFKKARQAITEKKKRNRGMWRHYELKQAMSYSWKLGAALLVLSLMWSRAANKSYGEFMKGAWVTMRQALGLSTETRDVASIIADEQNLGLKYPDKPFTVQIRTRPTGARIYQNGKLLRLRTPALVRVSNAKTAKISLESKGFPVRNLQVKPFEEDVFIDFRNQ, from the coding sequence TTGGCAAAGAGTTTTCGTAAACTTGGAAAATACACGCTCTTAGAGCGCCTCGGAGCAGGAGGCAGTGGGGAAGTCTATTTGGGTTACACCCAGATGGCCCCAGGGCTCTTTAACTTTTTTGCCGTCAAGATTCTCACCGCCGAACAGTCTTCCAATCCTCGAGCATTAAAAATGCTTCAGAGAGAAGCCTCATTGGCCAATGTGCTTAAGCACAACTCTATTGTTTCTCTCTATGAGTGTGGTCATGACGATGAGATCTTTTATGTGGCCATGGATTATGTGAACGGGTTGCCCTTAAGTCGACTCATGCATCACCACATGACCCGCAAGCCGATCATCAAAATGGAATATGCCATCTATATTGCTCGCGCCGTGGCCGCGGGACTGGAATATGCAAGGACATGTAAAAACCCTGAGACAGGGCAAGAACTGGGGATTGCCCATCGGGACATTTCACCGCAGAACATCATGGTGAATTTCGAAGGGGAAGTGAAAATTATCGACTTCGGTCTGGCTCGCTCAGCCGGGTTGGGCGACAAGACCCAATCGGATCAGATTATGGGTAAGCTCAAGTACATTAGTCCTGAACACGCCAGTGGCGAGTCAGTTGATCATCGAACCGACATTTTCTCCCTTGGCGTTGTCCTGTGGGAGATGCTGTCAGGAAGGCGGTTCTACCAGGACCTGCAAGACGCACAGATTGTCAGCTGGCTCAACAACCCGGATTACACCAGTCTAAAACAATTTGTTCCTGGAATGTCAGATGAGCTGGATCGAATTGTCCAGCGAGCGGTGGCTGGTCAAGCCGAGGATCGTTATCAGACGGCCGGAGAACTACATGACGATCTTAACCGGTACCTCAATAAGAACTTCCCGGACTTTTCGCCCAGCGAATTCAGGCGTATTTATCGCCATGAGTTCGAAAATGAAATGAAGGAAAGAGATCATAAACTGGCGAGTTATCTAACCGACATCGAAGTGTCTGAAAAAAAATACCAAAAGACCTTTGATCAGTATGCGGATATGGTTGATCGCATGGGAGTTTTAGTTGAAAAGGAATCTCCCCATAAAAACACCGAGGAAGCGGTCGAAAGATTCAAAAAGGCCCGCCAAGCGATCACAGAAAAGAAGAAGCGAAATCGAGGAATGTGGCGGCACTATGAGCTCAAACAGGCTATGTCTTACTCCTGGAAGCTTGGAGCCGCACTTCTGGTCTTGTCACTCATGTGGTCCAGGGCGGCCAACAAAAGCTATGGTGAGTTTATGAAGGGGGCGTGGGTTACAATGAGGCAGGCATTGGGGTTGAGTACGGAAACCCGTGACGTGGCGAGCATCATTGCGGACGAACAGAACCTCGGTCTTAAATATCCAGACAAACCATTTACGGTACAGATCCGCACGCGACCGACTGGAGCGCGAATTTATCAAAATGGAAAGCTCTTGCGTTTGCGAACGCCAGCCCTGGTGAGGGTTTCCAATGCTAAGACGGCAAAAATCAGCCTTGAATCAAAGGGGTTTCCGGTGCGAAATCTCCAAGTCAAACCCTTCGAAGAAGATGTCTTCATCGATTTTCGTAACCAATAA
- a CDS encoding GNAT family N-acetyltransferase, whose product MASSPEPQEKILIETIPSQDTWAFRQKVLLPHLSVEECRFSNDNMSGSFHLGAFVEGKLTGVASFYPEINENIAYSGKNPYRLRQMGTLPEMQKQGIARKLLDTAVSYLQMKNCELLWCHAREKAFPFYEKMGFTYQSDLFDVPNIGPHRLMTLDVPPMD is encoded by the coding sequence ATGGCCAGCTCTCCCGAACCCCAGGAAAAGATTCTCATCGAGACCATTCCCTCCCAGGACACCTGGGCCTTTCGCCAAAAAGTGCTACTGCCCCACCTGTCCGTCGAGGAATGTCGATTCAGTAACGACAACATGTCGGGATCCTTTCACCTGGGGGCCTTTGTTGAAGGCAAACTCACCGGCGTCGCATCTTTTTATCCCGAGATTAATGAGAACATTGCCTACTCAGGCAAAAACCCCTACCGACTCCGACAGATGGGCACCCTTCCGGAAATGCAAAAGCAAGGAATAGCACGAAAGCTGTTGGACACCGCCGTCTCCTACCTGCAAATGAAAAACTGTGAGCTCCTGTGGTGTCACGCCCGAGAAAAGGCCTTCCCTTTCTACGAGAAAATGGGTTTCACCTATCAGAGTGATCTCTTCGATGTCCCCAATATCGGCCCCCATCGGCTCATGACTCTCGACGTTCCACCGATGGATTAA
- a CDS encoding isoaspartyl peptidase/L-asparaginase, which translates to MDERLSEIYLRTGSRELGNLVQRPLTLIHGGAGPGDPKGERIQEARTALQTIISELQHKTQPPAELGWLSHPARQVDCPATRMALNVAVAMERHPSFNAGIGSVLQEDGKARLSASFMESQYRQFTAVMNGQDYPFASLLAFALQGEKHGIRDADGVEDLIRQWDLPRFEMVTATRSARWIKQMMENPRRTGSHGTIGCVSLDGKKHLASVTSTGGVGYEPRGRVGDTPTIAGNYTSRRAAVSCTGRGEQIIDLALAVRVATRVDEGQGLSEALGDILKEGLEREMSLAAIAVAWDDDGLAHWALGSTAPTFIWGRIEDNSTECF; encoded by the coding sequence ATGGATGAGAGATTGTCAGAGATCTATTTGCGCACTGGAAGTCGTGAGCTCGGTAACTTGGTTCAGAGACCATTGACCTTGATTCACGGTGGAGCCGGCCCGGGGGACCCTAAGGGTGAGCGCATTCAAGAGGCCCGAACAGCACTGCAAACGATCATCTCGGAGTTGCAGCATAAAACTCAACCTCCCGCTGAGTTGGGTTGGCTGTCGCACCCCGCCCGGCAGGTGGATTGCCCAGCGACCAGAATGGCTTTAAATGTAGCCGTGGCTATGGAAAGGCACCCAAGTTTTAATGCCGGAATTGGTAGCGTGTTACAGGAAGACGGCAAGGCCCGTTTGAGTGCCAGTTTTATGGAGAGCCAATATCGACAGTTTACAGCTGTGATGAACGGGCAGGATTATCCCTTCGCCTCCCTGCTGGCCTTTGCTTTACAGGGGGAGAAGCACGGCATCCGTGATGCGGATGGTGTTGAAGACCTGATCCGCCAGTGGGATTTACCAAGATTTGAGATGGTCACGGCGACCCGTAGTGCTCGCTGGATCAAGCAGATGATGGAGAATCCGCGTCGGACGGGCTCCCACGGCACCATAGGATGTGTGAGTCTGGATGGGAAAAAACATTTGGCCAGTGTCACCAGTACCGGTGGGGTTGGTTATGAGCCTCGAGGCCGAGTTGGGGACACACCAACCATTGCCGGGAACTATACCAGCCGACGGGCGGCGGTCAGTTGTACCGGGAGGGGAGAGCAAATCATCGATTTGGCCTTGGCTGTTCGGGTGGCCACCCGGGTGGATGAAGGCCAAGGGCTTTCTGAAGCCTTGGGAGACATTCTTAAAGAAGGGCTTGAACGGGAAATGAGTCTGGCAGCAATTGCCGTGGCCTGGGACGATGATGGCCTAGCTCACTGGGCCTTGGGTTCAACGGCACCGACATTCATCTGGGGTCGTATAGAAGACAATTCAACCGAGTGTTTTTGA